The DNA region CCCCCTGTATTAGCTTGAAACCGGGGCAGCGCTACAGTTCCCAAATAAATGGGATCACTGGCTCGTGCTCCAGGTTGGAAGGGAATCCCTTCCGCCCGAAGATACAGGGCTGCCAATCGGAGCACCATCGAATATTTCACCTCTCCAGAGTCTACTTTGCTGGCCAATAACCCTCGTCGCAATTTCCCATCTGCGTCCAAAACAGCATCCACCATTCCCACTTGTTCCGGTGGTAGCTCTGGCGGAGGCTTGACAGTCAGGCTGGTTTGCCCGCCCAGAACCGCCTCAATGCCAATTAAGTTCGGGCTATTTTGGAAGACGGTGGCTAAGGCGGCCCGATCGGGCGTTTGTGTTAAATCCCGGAATAGATCCAGTCCGATCGCACGCGGGTTAGCCGTTTGCAAAATATTTAACGCATCCGCCAAACTTTGATCCGGAATGGGATATTTGCCCAGCGTTTTGATGTCCTGCTCGTTAATACCAACAATGACCACCTGTGGGTCGGGGGATTCTACTGGACGAACCTTCAACAATTGGTCAAACGCCATCCACTCCAGCACCTGCAGAGAACCCGTAACACGCGCCAACAACACACAGGCCACCACCACCAATCCTGGTAGCAGGCCAACGCGCCAGACCTTCGCCTGCTGTTTAACCTGTGCCCAGACCTGAGGTGAGTCTTTGAAGTTCATGGGGGATCGGGGATCGGGGATTGGGGATTGGGAATTGGGGACACTAATCCAAAATCCAAAATCGCAAATCCAAAATTCAACCAAGGCCAGCTAGAGAACGGTCATTTTCCGATCAGAGAAACTCCGCTTCTGGACTTGGACAAGGTTTAAACATACTGCTAGCTCAATAAGCCCAGCCTTCTGGCCGCAATTTCAATTTGAATCCGTAGATCCTTATCAGGCTCATCATAAACGCCCAATGCATCCTGTAGACGCACCCAGTAATTGCGAACGGTACGATCGCTAACTTTCATCCGTTCGGCGATCGCTTTATCCGTCAAGCCTTCCTGATATTTCAGAGTTAACACTTCCAGCCAGCGTCGGTCAAATTCCGATCGGGCACGCAACTCGAGAGGCAAATAAATCGATCCCCGTAGAGCAACATCTACTAATCGCAGCATTTCCCGAATCGGCAGGGATTTATCCATTGCAGCAAACCCACCTTCATAGGCATTGATGCTGGGTTTGAGTTGTACCAGTGGCTTGATGTTGGTGCTTAACACCAGAATATTGGGAGCCAGCTTGCTTTCCAACAGCATTTTCAGGAATCGCATGCCCACTTCCGATCTGGCTGGGGTTTGAGGCTGCTCCGGAATACTCAGATCTAACACAATCAGCGTTGGGTGATAGAGCTTGATTTGCGTTAAAGCCGTCTGCAAATCTTGAGCCGTCAATATTTCTGCGGTTGCGTATTCTCGACGTAGCGCAGGAACGGTTCCCTCGAGAATGGCCTCATGGTCATCCACAACCAGAAAGATTTGCCTGGGCGACTCTGTAGTGCTCTGACTCATGGTTTTCTATGGCATGGGAGGCTTGCCTTCAGTGTAAAGCGATCGCCCAGAAAAGAACCCTCCAGCCTCCGTAAGTCTTTTTCCAAATTTGGAAGGCAGAGCGGCGGCTATTCATACCATTTTGGATTTTGGATTGGCGATTTTGGATTAACTGTCCCTGGGTCATAGCCTATAGCAAGGAACGCGCATGACTATCACCCTATACTAATGAAGGGCAACTGGTAACTCCAAACGCTCAGCCGTGTGGTTTGCATCATCTTATTCAGCAATATCCAGCTTTTAAACCTTGTCCAAGTCCAGAACCGGAGTTTCTCTGATCGAAAAACGACCGTTCTCTAGCTGGCCTTGGTTAAATTTTCAACTCTTGACTCTTATCTGCCATGCCCAACTTTTTTCAGTTTGAATCGGATTTTGTGGAGTCGCTGCGATGTATTCCAATGCAGGTG from Leptodesmis sichuanensis A121 includes:
- a CDS encoding response regulator — translated: MSQSTTESPRQIFLVVDDHEAILEGTVPALRREYATAEILTAQDLQTALTQIKLYHPTLIVLDLSIPEQPQTPARSEVGMRFLKMLLESKLAPNILVLSTNIKPLVQLKPSINAYEGGFAAMDKSLPIREMLRLVDVALRGSIYLPLELRARSEFDRRWLEVLTLKYQEGLTDKAIAERMKVSDRTVRNYWVRLQDALGVYDEPDKDLRIQIEIAARRLGLLS